One part of the Leucobacter triazinivorans genome encodes these proteins:
- a CDS encoding Fur family transcriptional regulator yields MEAGIDTTLRTAGLRATAGRVAVLEALASMPHSDAERVFRVVARELPTTSIQSVHNILADLTAAGLIRRIEPAGSAALYERRIEDNHHHVVCSGCGAVADVDCVVGHAPCLDPSSTTGFTIQTAEVTFWGLCSDCQEPAA; encoded by the coding sequence ATGGAAGCCGGAATCGATACGACGCTGCGCACTGCCGGCCTGCGGGCCACTGCGGGTCGCGTCGCCGTGCTCGAGGCACTGGCCTCCATGCCCCACTCGGACGCCGAACGGGTGTTCCGAGTGGTCGCTCGCGAGCTGCCGACGACGTCGATCCAGTCGGTGCACAACATCCTCGCGGATCTGACGGCGGCGGGGCTCATCCGCCGGATCGAACCGGCCGGATCCGCGGCGCTCTACGAGCGGCGCATCGAAGACAACCACCACCACGTCGTCTGCTCCGGGTGCGGGGCAGTGGCCGACGTGGACTGCGTCGTCGGACACGCGCCGTGTCTCGATCCGTCCTCGACGACGGGCTTCACCATTCAGACGGCCGAGGTCACGTTCTGGGGCCTCTGCTCCGACTGCCAGGAGCCGGCCGCGTAG
- a CDS encoding hydroxymethylglutaryl-CoA synthase: MTSIGIHDLELATAHHVVDLTRLAEAGGTDPAKYHLGLGQDQMSFPAPDEDIITMGASAALPLLERNGIEGLRTILFATESGVDQSKAAGVSVHHLLGLPRQVRVTEFKQACYGGTAALQAAIGIVSRFPHERVLVIASDVARYELDSPGEPTQGAGAVAMLVSADPALVEIEPATGLFTDDVDDFWRPNDSSTAVVDGALSVSAYLDALTGSWDDLQARGGPGIDDVDRILYHQPFTKMAKKGQQRLVEHTGASLSTALTAAEQAAAGAARDTGLVTGSIYNRRLGNSYTASLYAALAALIDHDADLAGRRIGMFSYGSGSVSEFITGIVQPGYASRRGAERVAAALEARVPLEVAEYRELHARAYPSAADVETPRITRAPFRFAGLQGRARRYERTAG, translated from the coding sequence ATGACCTCGATCGGCATTCACGATCTCGAACTCGCGACCGCGCACCACGTGGTCGACCTGACCCGGCTCGCCGAGGCGGGCGGAACCGACCCGGCCAAGTACCACCTCGGCCTCGGCCAGGATCAGATGAGCTTTCCCGCGCCCGACGAGGACATCATCACGATGGGCGCCTCCGCCGCCCTGCCGCTCCTCGAGCGCAACGGCATCGAGGGGCTGCGCACCATCCTGTTCGCCACCGAGTCGGGCGTCGACCAGTCGAAGGCCGCGGGCGTCTCGGTGCACCACCTGCTCGGCCTGCCGCGGCAGGTGCGCGTCACCGAGTTCAAACAGGCCTGCTACGGCGGCACCGCGGCGCTCCAGGCGGCGATCGGCATCGTCAGCCGCTTCCCGCACGAGCGCGTGCTCGTCATCGCCAGCGACGTGGCGCGCTACGAGCTCGACTCCCCCGGCGAGCCCACGCAGGGCGCCGGCGCCGTGGCGATGCTTGTGAGCGCCGATCCCGCGCTCGTCGAGATCGAGCCGGCCACGGGTCTCTTCACCGACGACGTCGACGACTTCTGGCGGCCCAACGATTCATCGACCGCGGTGGTCGACGGCGCCCTCTCGGTGTCCGCGTACCTCGACGCGCTCACCGGATCGTGGGACGACCTGCAGGCCCGGGGCGGCCCCGGCATCGACGACGTCGACCGCATTCTCTACCACCAGCCCTTCACCAAAATGGCGAAGAAGGGGCAGCAGCGCCTCGTCGAGCACACCGGGGCCTCACTGAGCACCGCGCTCACCGCGGCCGAGCAGGCCGCGGCAGGCGCCGCGCGAGACACCGGCCTCGTCACGGGCTCGATCTACAACCGACGCCTCGGCAACAGCTACACCGCATCGCTCTACGCGGCCCTCGCCGCACTGATCGACCACGACGCCGATCTCGCGGGGCGGCGCATCGGCATGTTCAGCTACGGTTCGGGCAGCGTCAGCGAGTTCATCACCGGCATCGTCCAGCCCGGGTACGCGTCGCGGAGAGGCGCCGAGCGCGTGGCCGCGGCGCTCGAGGCTCGCGTGCCGCTCGAGGTGGCGGAGTACCGCGAGCTGCACGCCCGCGCATACCCGAGCGCAGCGGATGTCGAGACGCCGCGGATCACGCGCGCGCCGTTCCGCTTCGCCGGCCTGCAGGGGCGCGCGCGACGGTACGAGCGCACCGCCGGTTGA
- a CDS encoding lysophospholipid acyltransferase family protein has product MSSAPLPLARPGPVFTIGRAVLRPLLRLRFRPRVSGGEHLPRTGPVLLVSNHLSGLDTILIPSFSPRKVQFLAKASLFRTRIGGWFFRRIGAVPVHRGASSAAQAALEAGREVLAAGSVFAVFPEGSRSRDGRLYRGRGGAAWLALETGAAVVPVGLIGTNRALRNPRTGRRDRVEVRFGAPIPLDDLAGIPGGRARHAATERIMAAIQALTGQELADGHAAASGA; this is encoded by the coding sequence GTGAGCTCCGCACCCCTGCCCCTCGCGCGTCCCGGGCCCGTCTTCACGATCGGGCGCGCCGTGCTGCGACCGCTGCTGAGACTACGGTTCCGACCCCGCGTCTCCGGGGGCGAGCACCTCCCGCGGACCGGCCCCGTGCTCCTCGTCAGCAACCACCTCTCGGGGCTCGACACGATCCTCATCCCCTCGTTCTCTCCGCGCAAGGTGCAGTTCCTCGCGAAGGCCTCGCTGTTCCGCACGCGGATCGGGGGCTGGTTCTTCCGGCGGATCGGCGCGGTCCCAGTGCACCGCGGGGCCTCGTCGGCGGCACAGGCCGCGCTCGAGGCCGGCCGGGAGGTGCTCGCGGCGGGGAGCGTGTTCGCGGTGTTCCCCGAGGGCAGCCGCTCCCGCGACGGCCGCCTCTACCGCGGGCGAGGCGGAGCGGCATGGTTGGCGCTCGAAACCGGGGCCGCCGTGGTGCCCGTCGGCCTCATCGGCACGAACCGTGCGCTGCGCAACCCGAGAACCGGACGCCGCGATCGCGTCGAGGTGCGATTCGGGGCGCCCATCCCGCTCGACGATCTCGCGGGCATCCCGGGCGGGCGGGCTCGGCACGCGGCGACCGAGCGGATCATGGCCGCGATCCAGGCGCTCACGGGCCAGGAACTGGCCGACGGGCACGCCGCGGCGTCGGGCGCCTGA
- a CDS encoding phosphomevalonate kinase — MIETRAPGKLYIAGEYAVVEPGEPAVLVAVDRYLSVRLTAASGEGRVRSSAYERSPLVWVRDRDSGRIVPTHDPRDYVFSAIAAVEELRAERGLPPHYFDLDIDSELDDEHGRKFGLGSSAAVTVAVIAAIDEFTGLGLSPTERFKLALLATIEVAPRASGGDLAASTFGGWIRYTSPDRDLLRATRARHGVAAALQSEEAWQGFGVTRLPRPAGLQLLVGWTGSPASTERLVAEVGRPTRVGAETAGDGDGQADRASFLDASRSCVDELVRGLAESDALALDSVRRARGLLQDLGATSGIRIETEQLRALCESAERHGAAAKPSGAGGGDCGIVLAPARLDTSALLREWEAHGILRLPLSVHPSERIPLDRPTIVGGPGEL, encoded by the coding sequence GTGATCGAGACCCGCGCTCCGGGCAAGCTCTACATCGCCGGCGAGTACGCGGTGGTCGAGCCGGGCGAACCCGCCGTGCTCGTGGCGGTCGACCGCTACCTCTCGGTGCGCCTGACGGCGGCGAGCGGCGAGGGCCGCGTGCGGTCGAGCGCCTACGAGCGATCGCCGCTGGTGTGGGTGCGCGACCGCGACAGCGGGCGCATCGTGCCGACGCATGATCCGCGCGACTACGTCTTCTCGGCGATCGCCGCGGTCGAGGAGCTGCGCGCCGAGCGCGGGCTCCCTCCGCACTACTTCGACCTCGACATCGACAGCGAGCTCGACGACGAGCACGGCCGCAAGTTCGGACTGGGATCGTCTGCGGCCGTCACGGTGGCGGTGATCGCGGCGATCGATGAGTTCACCGGACTGGGCCTCAGCCCCACCGAGAGGTTCAAGCTCGCGCTGCTCGCCACGATCGAGGTGGCTCCCCGCGCATCGGGAGGCGACCTCGCGGCGAGCACCTTCGGCGGTTGGATCCGCTACACGTCGCCCGATCGCGACCTGCTGCGCGCGACGCGTGCCCGGCACGGCGTCGCGGCGGCGCTGCAGTCGGAGGAGGCGTGGCAGGGCTTCGGCGTGACCCGCCTGCCGCGGCCCGCCGGACTGCAACTGCTGGTGGGCTGGACGGGATCGCCCGCCTCGACCGAGCGGCTCGTTGCGGAGGTGGGGCGCCCGACGCGCGTCGGCGCGGAGACGGCTGGAGACGGCGACGGGCAGGCGGACCGTGCCTCGTTCTTGGATGCGAGCCGCTCCTGCGTGGACGAGCTCGTGCGCGGCCTCGCCGAGAGCGACGCCCTGGCGCTCGACTCCGTACGCCGGGCACGCGGGCTGCTGCAGGATCTCGGCGCGACGTCCGGCATCCGCATCGAGACCGAGCAGTTGCGGGCGCTCTGCGAGAGCGCCGAGCGGCACGGTGCCGCCGCCAAGCCCTCGGGCGCCGGCGGCGGCGACTGCGGCATCGTGCTCGCCCCCGCCCGTCTCGACACGAGCGCGCTCCTGCGGGAGTGGGAGGCGCACGGCATTCTGAGGCTGCCGCTGTCGGTGCACCCCTCGGAGCGCATTCCGCTGGATCGACCCACGATCGTTGGAGGCCCCGGTGAACTCTGA
- the fni gene encoding type 2 isopentenyl-diphosphate Delta-isomerase: MNSERASRKDDHVRLAHEQRGDAPGANAFDDVEFVHHALAGVDASRVDLAVRVGEWRWSTPFYANGMTGGTEWTTRINRELAIAARETGMPMACGSVSVALDHPEAARGFAVIREENPTGFVMANLGVGRSADDAVRAVELLHADALQLHLNAVQETAMPEGTRDFSCWEASVERVVAASPVPVIVKEVGFGLSRRTLLRLSELGVRIADVSGAGGTDFLRIENARHDSDARRSGHDFSMLSGFGQSALACLLDAPEGGPALLASGGVRNPFDVVKALAAGAGAVGVAGSFLEALLDGGAETLVPLIERWVAQTTAILALLGAAAPAELTSTDLLVRGRLAEFCRLRGIDLTALATRSGP, translated from the coding sequence GTGAACTCTGAACGCGCATCGCGCAAGGACGACCACGTGCGTCTCGCCCACGAGCAGCGCGGCGACGCCCCCGGCGCCAACGCATTCGACGACGTCGAGTTCGTGCACCACGCGCTCGCGGGGGTCGACGCGAGCCGGGTCGACCTCGCGGTGCGGGTCGGCGAATGGCGCTGGAGCACCCCGTTCTATGCCAACGGTATGACGGGCGGCACCGAGTGGACTACCCGCATCAATCGCGAGCTCGCCATCGCCGCCCGCGAGACCGGCATGCCGATGGCGTGCGGCTCCGTGTCGGTCGCGCTCGATCACCCCGAGGCAGCGCGCGGCTTCGCGGTGATCCGCGAGGAGAACCCGACCGGCTTCGTGATGGCGAACCTGGGCGTCGGGCGCAGCGCCGACGACGCCGTGCGCGCCGTCGAGCTGCTGCACGCCGACGCACTGCAGCTGCACCTCAACGCCGTGCAGGAGACCGCGATGCCCGAGGGCACGCGCGACTTCTCCTGCTGGGAGGCTTCGGTTGAGCGGGTCGTCGCCGCGTCACCCGTGCCGGTGATCGTGAAAGAGGTGGGCTTCGGTCTCAGCCGCCGCACGCTGCTGCGTCTCTCCGAACTCGGCGTCCGCATCGCCGACGTGAGCGGCGCCGGGGGCACCGACTTCCTGCGCATCGAGAACGCCCGGCACGACTCCGACGCCCGTCGCAGCGGCCACGACTTCTCGATGCTGTCGGGCTTCGGCCAGTCGGCGCTCGCCTGTCTGCTCGACGCGCCCGAAGGCGGCCCGGCTCTGCTGGCATCCGGCGGCGTGCGCAACCCCTTCGACGTGGTGAAGGCCCTCGCCGCGGGTGCCGGCGCCGTCGGCGTGGCGGGCAGCTTCCTCGAGGCCCTGCTCGACGGCGGCGCCGAGACGCTCGTCCCGCTGATCGAGCGCTGGGTCGCCCAGACCACGGCGATCCTCGCGCTCCTCGGGGCGGCCGCACCGGCCGAACTCACCTCGACCGACCTGCTCGTGCGCGGCCGGCTGGCCGAGTTCTGCCGCCTGCGCGGGATCGACCTCACCGCGCTCGCGACGCGATCGGGGCCCTGA
- a CDS encoding catalase: protein MSSTPPTTTQTGAPVASDAHSLSAGPDGSIGLHDRYLVEKLAQFNRERIPERIVHAKGGGAFGEFVVTGDVSAYTRAAVFQPGAVTGTLQRFSSVAGEQGSPDTWRDVRGFSVKFYTAEGNYDIVGNNTPVFFIRDGIKFPDFIHSQKRLPGSGLRDADMQWDFWTLSPESAHQVTYLMGDRGLPRSWRHMPGFGSHTYQWINADGERFWVKYHFTALQGNEEIDGAEAEAIAGADADYYRRDLFEAIERGDHPAWKLQVQVMPYDDAKTYRFNPFDLTKVWPHADYPLIEVGVHTLNRNPENFFAQIEQAAFSPANTVPGIDISPDKMLQARVFSYPDAQRYRVGTNYNELPVNAPVAPVHNYSQDGAGRHGFTPADAPVYAPNSTGGPVADAQLAGAGSWESDGELIRSAVTLHAEDDDFGQAGTLYREVFDDAAKERFLATITGAVGAVQSDEIRERAIQYWTSVDAGLGSALRTSLAGAR from the coding sequence ATGTCCAGCACCCCTCCCACTACCACTCAGACCGGAGCACCGGTCGCGAGCGATGCCCACTCGCTCAGCGCCGGCCCCGACGGCAGCATCGGGCTGCACGACCGCTATCTGGTCGAGAAGCTCGCGCAGTTCAACCGCGAGCGCATTCCCGAGCGCATCGTGCACGCGAAGGGCGGCGGGGCGTTCGGCGAGTTCGTCGTCACCGGTGACGTCTCCGCGTACACGCGGGCTGCCGTATTCCAGCCCGGTGCCGTCACCGGCACGCTGCAGCGCTTCTCGTCCGTCGCTGGCGAGCAGGGATCGCCCGACACCTGGCGCGACGTGCGCGGCTTCTCGGTGAAGTTCTACACCGCCGAGGGCAACTACGACATCGTGGGCAACAACACCCCGGTCTTCTTCATCCGCGACGGCATCAAGTTCCCCGACTTCATCCACTCCCAGAAGCGCCTTCCGGGATCGGGCCTGCGCGACGCCGACATGCAGTGGGACTTCTGGACCCTCTCACCCGAGTCCGCGCACCAGGTCACCTATCTCATGGGCGACCGCGGGCTGCCGCGTTCCTGGCGGCACATGCCCGGCTTCGGCTCGCACACCTACCAGTGGATCAACGCCGACGGCGAGCGCTTCTGGGTGAAGTACCACTTCACGGCGCTGCAGGGCAACGAGGAGATCGACGGTGCGGAGGCCGAGGCGATCGCCGGAGCCGACGCCGACTACTACCGGCGCGATCTCTTCGAGGCCATCGAGCGCGGCGACCACCCCGCATGGAAGCTGCAGGTGCAGGTCATGCCCTACGACGACGCCAAGACGTACCGCTTCAACCCCTTCGACCTCACGAAGGTCTGGCCGCACGCCGACTATCCGCTGATCGAGGTGGGCGTGCACACCTTGAACCGCAACCCCGAGAACTTCTTCGCGCAGATCGAGCAGGCCGCATTCTCTCCGGCCAATACCGTGCCCGGGATCGACATCAGCCCCGACAAGATGCTGCAGGCGCGCGTGTTCTCGTACCCTGACGCGCAGCGCTACCGGGTCGGCACCAACTACAACGAGCTGCCCGTCAATGCCCCGGTCGCCCCGGTGCACAACTACTCGCAAGACGGTGCGGGCCGGCACGGCTTCACGCCGGCCGATGCCCCGGTCTACGCGCCGAACTCGACGGGCGGGCCGGTGGCCGACGCGCAGCTGGCGGGTGCCGGCTCGTGGGAATCGGACGGCGAGCTGATCCGATCCGCGGTCACTCTGCACGCCGAGGATGACGACTTCGGCCAGGCAGGCACCCTCTATCGGGAGGTTTTCGACGACGCGGCGAAGGAGCGGTTCCTCGCGACGATCACCGGGGCCGTCGGTGCCGTGCAGAGCGACGAGATCCGGGAGCGCGCGATCCAGTACTGGACGAGCGTCGACGCCGGTCTCGGCAGCGCGCTGCGCACCAGTCTCGCGGGTGCGCGGTAA
- a CDS encoding hydroxymethylglutaryl-CoA reductase, whose product MNDSDTIVTEIPTRWVGPLRVSGDAITTEAPHSEIAVPLATYETPLWPSVGRGASISREIPGGIRTVVIGERMTRSVLFVAEGAVGADAAARAVQQRLPELQEVVSAGSRHAQLLEAHPEVVGNLLFVRFAFLTGDASGHNMVTNASDALMQRILSWGLGIDYGSISGNFCSDKKATAVNGILGRGRNVVAEILLPHEVVERRLRTTARRVADLSVRKNLVGSTIAGAIRSANAHYANMLLAFYLATGQDAANIVEGSQGITYAEEREDGLYFSCTLPHLIVGTVGNGKHLAHVNANLERLGCRDEREPGANARRLAALMAATVLCGELSLLAAQTNPGELMAAHLLMERKETPSA is encoded by the coding sequence GTGAACGATTCCGACACCATCGTCACCGAGATCCCGACCCGCTGGGTCGGCCCGCTGCGCGTGAGCGGCGACGCGATCACGACCGAAGCGCCCCACAGCGAGATCGCGGTCCCCCTCGCCACCTACGAGACGCCGCTGTGGCCATCCGTGGGGCGCGGCGCCAGCATTTCCCGCGAGATCCCCGGCGGGATCCGCACCGTGGTCATCGGCGAGCGCATGACCCGCTCCGTGCTCTTCGTCGCGGAAGGAGCCGTCGGCGCGGACGCCGCCGCGCGCGCCGTCCAGCAGCGCTTGCCCGAACTGCAGGAGGTCGTCTCGGCGGGCAGCCGCCACGCGCAACTGCTCGAGGCACACCCCGAGGTCGTGGGGAATCTGCTCTTCGTGCGCTTCGCCTTCCTCACGGGCGACGCCTCGGGGCACAACATGGTCACCAATGCTTCAGACGCGCTCATGCAGCGCATCCTCTCGTGGGGCCTCGGGATCGACTACGGCTCGATCTCGGGCAACTTCTGCTCCGACAAGAAGGCCACCGCGGTGAACGGGATCCTGGGTCGCGGCCGCAACGTCGTGGCCGAGATCCTGCTCCCCCACGAGGTCGTCGAGCGCCGGCTGCGCACCACCGCCCGCAGGGTCGCCGACCTCTCGGTGCGCAAGAACCTCGTCGGCAGCACGATCGCCGGCGCGATCCGCTCGGCCAACGCGCACTACGCCAACATGCTGCTGGCCTTCTACCTCGCCACGGGTCAGGACGCCGCCAACATCGTCGAGGGATCGCAGGGCATCACCTACGCGGAGGAGCGCGAGGACGGCCTGTACTTCTCGTGCACGCTGCCCCACCTCATCGTCGGCACCGTCGGCAACGGCAAGCACCTCGCGCACGTGAACGCGAACCTCGAGCGGCTCGGCTGCCGGGACGAGCGTGAGCCCGGCGCGAACGCGCGCCGCCTCGCCGCACTCATGGCGGCGACCGTTCTCTGCGGGGAGCTCTCGCTCCTCGCGGCCCAGACTAACCCCGGTGAGCTCATGGCAGCGCACCTGCTCATGGAGCGGAAGGAGACGCCGAGCGCATGA